The sequence GACGCCTGGAGAACTTCGGCGACACCGCCGGGGGCGTCGTCAAGGTGTGGAATCGTCGTCGCGAATGGGCGGCAGCCGGTGACGAGGAGCACCCGATCGAGGGTGTGGCGAGCGGCCACGCGGACGCCGACGCCGAGACGATGCGTGAGTTCCTCTCCCACGCCCTTAATGGCACCCCCACCGTCGTATCGCCCCTCGCCGCGCGCGCCGCCGTCGCCGCAGGTGCGCTCGCGGCCGACTCGATCCGCAACGGGTCGATCCCCCTCGAGGTCCCGCCGTTGCCTCCCCATGTCGTGCACTACTTCACCTCGCAGCACCCCCACACGCACCACACGTCTGAAAGGAACCTCCGATGACCCACACCCGACGGGGCGCCCGTGCGCTCGGCACGGCAGCCCTGGCCAGCGCCGTCGCGCTCGCCCTCACCGCCTGCGGCGGCAACTCCGGCTCGGAGGGGTCGGGGGAGTACGCCGCACCCGCCGAGGATCTGACCGCGACGATCACCTACGGACTTTGGGACCAGTCCCAGGTCGCGGCGATCGAGGACAGCATCGCCGGATTCAACGAGATGTATCCGAACATCACGGTGAACCTCAGCGTCACGCCGTTCAGCGAGTACTGGACCAAGCTGCAGACGCAGGCGTCGAGCGACACCCTCCCCGACCTGTTCTGGATGAACGGGCCGAACATCCAGCTGTACGCGCTGAACGGCAAGCTCGAGCCCATCACCGGAGCGGTCGACGCCGGCGACATCGACCCGGCGAACTACCCCGAGTCGCTGGTCGACCTCTACACGGTGGACGACGTGGCCTATGGCGTACCCAAGGACATGGACACCATCGGCGTCTGGGTCAACCGGGAGCTCTTCGATCGGGCCGGCGTCGAGGTGCCCGCCGACGACTGGACGTGGGACGACTTCCAGGCCACCGCCGCCGAGATCTCCACCGCGCTCGCCGCCGAGGGATCGTACGGCGCCGCCGGCGGCATGGACGGACAGACGACCTACTACAACACGATCTTCCAGGCCGGCGGCAGCGTCATCGAAGGGCAGAGCTCGGGGTACGCGAGTCCCGAGGCGCAGGAGGGCATCCAGTTCTGGACCGACCTGATCGCCTCGGGTGGATCGCCCACGATCGCCCAGCTCACCGACACCTCAGCCGACCAGTGGTACACCTCGGGCAAACTCGCGATGTACTGGGGCGGCAGCTGGTTCCGCTCGGCGCTCACGGACGTGCCGTTCGTCGACAGCGTGGATGTCCTTCCGCTTCCTCGCGGGACGGAGCAGGCGACGGTCATCCACGGCGTGTCCAACGTGGTCGCCGCCGCCTCGGGTGAGAAGCAGGCGGCACAGGCGCTGCAGGTGTACCTCGCGAGCGAGGAAGCGCAGCAGGCGCAGGGCGACTTCGGCTCGGTCATTCCCGCGTTCGCGGGGACCCAGAACTCCTTCGGCGAGTCCCTCCCGCAGGCGAACCTGCGGGTGTTCCTCGACGCGGTCGACTACTCGCGTCCGCTCCCGGTGAGCGCGAACTCCGCGGCCTGGAACGCGCTCGAGGCCGAACTGCTCCCGCAGGCCTTCTCGGGCGAGCGTCCCGTCGCGGACGTGACGGCCGAACTGGCCGAGAAGATGGACGAAGCGCTCGCGAAGGAAACGAATTGACCGTAGCCGAGCGCGCCACGGTCGCTCCCGTCGCTCCCTCACGGAGCGGCGGGGGCGGCCGTCGTGTCCCCGACCGCCGACGTCGGGGACACGACGGCTGGTGGGCGCTGGTGTTCGTCGGCCCGCTCGTGCTCGGGATCGGCGTCTTCTACATCTTCCCCATCATCCAGACGGCGGGGTTCTCGTTCACGAGTTTCGGCGTGTTCGGCGACGCGACATTCGCGGGTCTCGAGAACTTCACCCGGCTCTTCACCGCGGAGGGCTTCTACCTCTCGCTCGGCAACACGCTCTTCTACACCGCCATCGTCCTGCTGGGCATCCCCATCGCCGTGCTCCTCGCGAGCCTGCTCAACCTCCCCGGGCTCCGATTCGCTTCGGTCTACCGAGTACTCTTCTTCCTGCCCTACGTCGCGATGCCGACCGCGATCGCATTCGTCTGGCGCATCATCTTCAACGGTGACTTCGGCATCCTGAACTACCTGCTCTCATGGGTGGGGATCGACGGCCCGTACTGGATCAGCACGCCGGGCTTCGCGATCTTCGCGGTCGCGATCGTCGGCCTGTGGAGCTCGCTGGGCTTCTCGATGATCGTGCTCGCCGCGGGGCTCAAGACCATCCCGCCCGAGCTGTACGAGGCCGCCTCGCTCGACGGAGCGAGCCGCTGGCGTCAGTTCCGGTCGATCACCGTGCCGCTGCTGTCGCCGAGCATCTTCTTCGTCACGATCATCACCGTGATCGCGAGCTTCCAGCTGTTCGACCTGCTGTACGCGATCCTCGGCACCACGGCGACCAACTCGACGCTGCCCCGCAGCATGTCCCTCGTCTACTACTTCTACCAGGCGGGCTTCGTCAACAACGAGAAGGGATACGCCGCGGCCATCGCGATGATCATCTTCGTGGTCATCGGCCTCGTCACGTTCCTGCAGTTCCGACTCCAGCGGAGATGGGTCCACAATGGCTGACACAGCGACCCGGACCCTCGTCGTCGCCCCGTCGCGTCGCCGCGGGGATGCGCCGCAGTCCGCTCGCGCGGGCGCGCGTCGACTGGCCGGGCAGAGGTACGTCGGAGCACACGTGGTGCTCATCTTCGGTTCCGTCCTCATGGCGTTCCCGTTCGTCTGGCAGGTCATCATGTCGCTGTCGACGAACGAACAGGTCCAGAGCGTCACGCCCGTGTTCTGGCCGGGGGAGCTGCAGTGGGCGAACTACGCGAAGGTGTTCGAGCGCCTGCCGTTCTTCGAGCAGTTCGGCACGTCCGTGCTCATCACGACGATCCGCACGGTGGCGCAGCTCGTGCTGTGCACG is a genomic window of Agromyces protaetiae containing:
- a CDS encoding carbohydrate ABC transporter permease — translated: MTVAERATVAPVAPSRSGGGGRRVPDRRRRGHDGWWALVFVGPLVLGIGVFYIFPIIQTAGFSFTSFGVFGDATFAGLENFTRLFTAEGFYLSLGNTLFYTAIVLLGIPIAVLLASLLNLPGLRFASVYRVLFFLPYVAMPTAIAFVWRIIFNGDFGILNYLLSWVGIDGPYWISTPGFAIFAVAIVGLWSSLGFSMIVLAAGLKTIPPELYEAASLDGASRWRQFRSITVPLLSPSIFFVTIITVIASFQLFDLLYAILGTTATNSTLPRSMSLVYYFYQAGFVNNEKGYAAAIAMIIFVVIGLVTFLQFRLQRRWVHNG
- a CDS encoding ABC transporter substrate-binding protein, yielding MTHTRRGARALGTAALASAVALALTACGGNSGSEGSGEYAAPAEDLTATITYGLWDQSQVAAIEDSIAGFNEMYPNITVNLSVTPFSEYWTKLQTQASSDTLPDLFWMNGPNIQLYALNGKLEPITGAVDAGDIDPANYPESLVDLYTVDDVAYGVPKDMDTIGVWVNRELFDRAGVEVPADDWTWDDFQATAAEISTALAAEGSYGAAGGMDGQTTYYNTIFQAGGSVIEGQSSGYASPEAQEGIQFWTDLIASGGSPTIAQLTDTSADQWYTSGKLAMYWGGSWFRSALTDVPFVDSVDVLPLPRGTEQATVIHGVSNVVAAASGEKQAAQALQVYLASEEAQQAQGDFGSVIPAFAGTQNSFGESLPQANLRVFLDAVDYSRPLPVSANSAAWNALEAELLPQAFSGERPVADVTAELAEKMDEALAKETN